The proteins below are encoded in one region of Triticum aestivum cultivar Chinese Spring chromosome 1B, IWGSC CS RefSeq v2.1, whole genome shotgun sequence:
- the LOC123143676 gene encoding embryonic protein DC-8 — protein sequence MASQQQSRKDAASKREEGGQGGVSLEEIGKFRAEAQQNSADAIRAAQERYNQNLQHGAGGGARGAVTVTQAPGATVISYQEHKALPEGAQQGRAAHGQGANAPAGGTTASSRGTEKQHAAKQEEGRGHGTAHKEQKGSAAVTRAAEGGHDKQGKESAARGTNAPAGATVASSRGAEKQHHTKQEEGRGHGTGHREQKGSAAVTHATEDRGKEGDSAAASARGAKDAAMHALGITGEQTVAKGAGTKDAGAHGAQARGHRTGHKEQKSSDSAARTLGSTGDYAAAKGAQAKDAGAHGAQATAEGTEEATATAAEYAKQAAAKAKEVTLTTGEMTAEYAKQAAVKARDVTVSTGGTAAEYAKTAAEKAREAALAAGKTTAEYTQQAAVKGKDVTVSTGGTAAEYAKTAAEKAKDTALAAGKTTADYTQQAAVKTKDVTLSTAAQAAQKAKEVTAVTAQKVAEYTKEMAEQGNATAAQAEEKAKEAAARAADKAEEPSFDTDTQATDKAKSTAAGAADKTRDTAEQTMDKAKDVTGDTGNRTGSMAAQVKDTTGAMAQKATDTAAYIKDSVTGAAGGTADKARDTTEQTMGRAKDATGDTGNRTGSMAAQVKDATGAMVQKAGDTAAYIKDSVTGAAGGAVDKTRDATSQVAQKAGEATNRAVETGKSATGGGTTKAKGEGTEDTKIVEDVLEVVGATVEAVGATVTGLAQHTKGIVAGEEELIPVEGEAGKVAGAGEGRVKSE from the exons ATGGCGTCGCAGCAGCAGAGCAGGAAGGACGCCGCGTCGAAGCGGGAGGAAGGCGGCCAGGGCGGCGTCAGCCTGGAGGAGATCGGCAAGTTCCGCGCCGAGGCGCAGCAGAACTCGGCGGACGCCATCCGCGCCGCGCAGGAGCGGTACAACCAGAACCTGCAgcacggcgccggcggcggcgccagggGGGCGGTCACCGTCACCCAGGCGCCTGGCGCCACGGTCATCTCCTACCAGGAGCACAAGGCCCTTCCCGAGGGCGCCCAGCAGGGCCGCGCGGCGCACGGTCAGGGCGCCAACGCGCCGGCAGGGGGCACGACGGCGTCGTCTCGGGGCACCGAGAAACAGCACGCCGCGAAGCAGGAGGAGGGCCGTGGGCATGGCACGGCCCACAAGGAGCAGAAGGGCTCGGCGGCGGTCACCCGTGCCGCCGAGGGCGGCCACGACAAGCAGGGCAAAGAGAGCGCCGCGCGCGGCACCAACGCGCCGGCAGGCGCCACGGTGGCCTCATCTCGGGGTGCTGAGAAGCAGCACCACACGAAGCAGGAGGAGGGCCGTGGGCATGGCACGGGCCACAGGGAGCAGAAGGGTTCGGCAGCGGTCACCCACGCCACTGAGGACAGGGGCAAGGAGGGCGACTCGGCAGCCGCCTCTGCGCGCGGCGCCAAGGACGCGGCCATGCACGCGCTCGGCATCACGGGAGAACAAACTGTGGCCAAGGGCGCCGGAACGAAGGACGCCGGCGCGCATGGCGCGCAGGCCCGTGGGCATCGTACGGGCCACAAGGAGCAGAAGAGCTCAGACTCAGCCGCGCGCACGCTCGGCTCCACTGGAGACTACGCTGCGGCCAAGGGAGCCCAAGCCAAGGACGCCGGCGCGCATGGCGCGCAGGCCACCGCGGAAGGGACGGAGGAGGCCACGGCTACCGCCGCAGAGTACGCCAAACAGGCGGCAGCAAAGGCGAAGGAGGTCACGCTCACCACGGGCGAGATGACGGCGGAGTACGCGAAGCAGGCCGCCGTGAAGGCCAGGGACGTCACGGTGAGCACCGGCGGGACGGCCGCGGAGTACGCCAAGACGGCCGCCGAGAAGGCGAGAGAGGCGGCGCTGGCGGCCGGCAAGACGACGGCCGAGTACACGCAACAGGCGGCGGTGAAGGGCAAGGACGTCACAGTCTCCACCGGCGGGACGGCCGCGGAGTACGCCAAGACGGCCGCCGAGAAGGCCAAGGATACCGCGCTGGCGGCCGGCAAGACGACGGCAGATTACACTCAGCAGGCGGCGGTGAAAACCAAGGACGTGACGCTGTCGACAGCCGCGCAAGCGGCGCAGAAGGCCAAGGAGGTGACCGCGGTCACGGCGCAGAAGGTGGCGGAGTACACGAAGGAGATGGCGGAGCAAGGGAACGCCACGGCCGCCCAGGCCGAGGAGAAGGCGAAGGAGGCCGCAGCCCGCGCCGCCGACAAGGCGGAGGAGCCGAGCTTCGACACGGACACACAGGCCACGGACAAAGCCAAGAGCACAGCCGCAGGGGCGGCGGACAAGACCCGCGACACGGCCGAGCAAACCATGGACAAGGCCAAGGACGTAACTGGAGACACGGGGAACAGGACCGGAAGCATGGCTGCGCAGGTGAAGGACACGACCGGAGCCATGGCGCAGAAGGCCACTGATACGGCCGCGTACATCAAGGACTCGGTAACGGGCGCAGCAGGAGGCACGGCGGACAAGGCCCGCGACACCACCGAGCAAACAATGGGCAGGGCCAAGGACGCCACCGGAGACACGGGGAACAGGACCGGGAGCATGGCCGCCCAGGTGAAGGACGCGACAGGAGCCATGGTGCAGAAGGCCGGCGACACGGCCGCGTACATCAAGGACTCGGTGACGGGCGCGGCGGGAGGCGCCGTGGACAAGACCCGGGACGCCACGTCGCAGGTCGCGCAGAAGGCAGGGGAGGCGACGAACAGGGCGGTGGAGACCGGCAAAAGCGCCACCGGCGGCGGCACGACCAAGGCGAAG GGTGAAGGCACCGAAGACACCAAGATCGTGGAAGACGTGCTGGAGGTGGTGGGCGCGACCGTGGAGGCGGTGGGCGCGACCGTGACCGGGCTAGCGCAGCACACCAAGGGCATCGTCGCCGGCGAAGAGGAGCTCATCCCGGTCGAGGGGGAGGCCGGGAAGGTCGCCGGAGCCGGCGAGGGCAGGGTGAAATCCGAGTGA